A portion of the Candidatus Nitrosotenuis aquarius genome contains these proteins:
- a CDS encoding sensor histidine kinase, producing the protein MNRKYISRDDNKKTDASDKQGKEIFFEKDPAQNSTEKQFTNLGDDIRDANKYINSLTKHIADQKSKIDSIKKMQTNFEKELGMLVPVGKPIPVQTNNTEFEILGKEFESDKIITDITEIVEKQVQNRILALESQLQEERRNSDEFKIMLEQNLKKFNSLEKNLKGQKSVLEGEVREKTEKLIQAERLSAIGELASRLAHDLKNPLSVVKGTAQLIKVTNKNLDEVTLKRIELIERSIFRMTHQIDGVLDYVKGSPIVKKQPSSLHETIISALQTLMIPTNVTINFPKDDIVVLCDSQKMQIVFSNIILNAIQAIGENKGTVNIRAKKKQNNIEIKVEDSGPGISSSVQGKIFDPLVTTKQEGTGLGLASCKNIIEQHRGTISATNNPTTFTITLPL; encoded by the coding sequence TTGAATCGCAAGTACATCAGCAGAGATGATAATAAAAAGACCGATGCCTCTGACAAGCAAGGCAAGGAGATATTTTTTGAAAAAGATCCTGCGCAAAATTCCACAGAAAAACAGTTCACAAACCTTGGCGACGACATACGCGATGCCAACAAGTACATCAATTCATTAACCAAGCATATTGCAGATCAAAAATCAAAAATAGACTCTATTAAAAAGATGCAAACCAATTTTGAAAAGGAGCTAGGAATGTTAGTCCCGGTTGGAAAGCCAATACCTGTTCAGACAAACAATACAGAGTTTGAGATCCTAGGAAAGGAATTCGAGTCCGACAAAATCATCACAGACATCACAGAAATAGTTGAAAAACAGGTGCAGAATCGAATTTTGGCACTTGAAAGCCAGCTGCAAGAAGAGCGAAGAAACTCGGATGAATTCAAGATAATGCTGGAACAAAATCTCAAAAAATTCAACAGCCTAGAAAAAAACCTCAAGGGCCAAAAATCCGTCCTAGAGGGCGAAGTCAGAGAAAAAACGGAAAAATTAATCCAGGCAGAGAGACTATCAGCAATAGGGGAGCTAGCATCAAGGCTTGCCCATGATCTGAAAAATCCACTGTCGGTAGTAAAGGGAACTGCGCAGCTGATCAAAGTCACAAACAAAAATCTAGACGAAGTGACACTAAAGAGAATCGAGTTGATCGAGAGATCAATTTTCCGCATGACGCACCAAATCGACGGAGTCCTAGACTATGTCAAGGGAAGCCCGATTGTAAAAAAGCAACCATCCTCACTACACGAAACAATCATCTCTGCACTCCAAACACTAATGATTCCAACAAATGTTACCATCAATTTCCCAAAAGACGACATTGTTGTGTTGTGCGATTCACAAAAAATGCAGATCGTCTTTTCCAACATAATACTAAATGCAATCCAAGCAATAGGCGAAAACAAGGGCACGGTAAACATTCGCGCCAAGAAAAAGCAGAACAATATAGAGATCAAAGTAGAAGATTCCGGCCCCGGAATATCATCCAGCGTTCAGGGCAAGATCTTTGATCCGCTAGTCACAACAAAGCAGGAAGGGACCGGTTTAGGGCTTGCCAGCTGCAAGAACATAATAGAGCAACACAGGGGCACTATTTCAGCTACAAACAACCCCACTACATTTACCATAACTTTGCCCCTATAG